gtggggccaaggcagaatggtgcggacggcttggcatagtggggccaaggcagaatggtgcggatggcttggcatagtgggtccaAGGTTGAATGGTTCGGATGGATTGGCataatggggccaagggtttggacggcttggcatggctagggccaagggtttggcatgccattggcgcatgatgcggccatcatggctagggccaagggtttggcatgccattggcgcatggtgtggccagcatggctagggacaagggtttggcatgccattgacgcatggtgcggccagcatggctagggcaaaggcaaggtgcagttggcttggcatggtggggccaagggtttggacggcttggcatggtagggccaaggcaaagttcggttggcttggcatggtggggccaagagtttggacggcttggcatggtaaggccaagggtttggcatgccattggcgcatggtgcgtccagcatggctagggctaagggtttggcatgccattggtgcatggtcagccagcatggatggcatgccttggcgcggtaaacgtggctggcatggtttgccattggcacagtggtgcgacaggcatggttggcatgccttggcgcgaagatgtggctgacatggttttccattggcacagtggtgcggctggcatggttggcatgccttggcacggtttttgTGCTGACATGGAATGTCATTGGcataatggtgcggctggcacggttggtatgacttggcgcggaaacgtggctggaatggtttgtcattggcacggtggtgcagctggcatggttggcatgccttggcgcggagacatggctggcatggtttgccattggcacggtggtgcggctggaatggttggcatgccttggcacggaggcgtgagaattagggtttggtatgtacgaagatgatgtcggtcaatactaaggattctgccgtggaacatgacacatgtataaaaaaaaggtaccctggtaattcttacgtaggcatgctgattgattcaataaatgcgctagtggtcatagtgacatcatgtcagatgtatggttttacgattttaaccctaagctaaaaaccaccatcaacacctgtcaAATTCGATTTGCCACACATGTTTTTGCTGGGGGTTCATAATTGAAGTGTCAGCTTGAAGATtgttatgcttgtcatagtcattcacaattttttcttgataaagacaacttttcttgctctccctgttttgaaatttcctatcaacCACTCTTTGCTTCTCGATGGTCTtctgatgttccataaactccgccATGTTAAGTTCATCGGAGCTTCCACCTTCTTGAGCTAATTTTCTAGCCAGTCTTGCATTATTTCTCCATAGTAATTTTCTTTTACCATCATTATTGAGAACTAAGTTGATATTTTGGTTTCTTGgggtatctggtgaagaatttgatggaccagttgaaaatggtgaagaatttaGTTTTAAGGGAGAAGATTGtatggtgacctttcaggtacttgttgattagcTGCTAATAATTCTGGATTTTGTTTGTTgaacaccttcaaaatatgatgACAACTTTCGAAAGCGACCCGCCCTCTAGGCACCTTTGGAAGGCAAGGAGTGTGACAACGTAGACCTTAGTGCTAAGTTATTTGATTACAATGAAGCATTCTTCCAACCCTTTCACATCGCGAGAATCGATATTCAtggtttgttcttcatatttACGACATATGTtttcccacatggtgttaccatgttgttcAGCACCATCTACACAATCCtgggtaaaaataaataaatataattgcgacaaatgcattcatcttctgTGATGTTGTAATTTTGCACCCCAGACTCTGTTTTTTTTACCTTTGCCTTGACTTTGAAattgtgaatccatattacaagaaattaagAATTGTAGAGAAGGTATGATTATTATAGATTTGAAgaagattgagagattgagaaattctagataGATTTAGAATttttggtgtgagttgaaatgagtttaAAATTGGGTTTTTATAGATGGGGGAATTATAGCCGATGAGGATCTGATGAGCGATGATGTTTCCAGCGAGCGACAGCTTGACCATCGCTAGCGCTGGAATGACCAACGAGCAATGTTTTGACCATCTAGCGATGGACACTCTGCTGTTCGTTAGAGACTCCATTGTGTATGCCTAACTACTATTGGTGGCATATAGTTTGGCACTTTTTCGTATCCATGATGGGTACTAAAGTTACAAAACCAGCTacttggcatgtgcataggaataagcCGAACCACGAGGACAGTCATCCCCAGTTTCACACTCTCATCGCCTGTCTGATTTTCTTAATTAAGTACATTATTAATGATTATAAATGGTCAATCCGCAATTCAAAACATGAAATGGTTTTAGCCCCTGTTTTGGATTACTTTAAGCTTTATACGACTATTTTACTTAGTTTGATAAACATTTTTTAATGGTTTTGTAAAACCACTGCTTTTCCAAATGGTTTTGAAACCACCGTCCCATCAATTGTACGATTTCTAGTATTACTATTTTCTGATAGGACTGGTGAGAGTCGTCGACATAAAGAGACGGTGACGAAGATGCTAGAACATGAGTGCTTCCGTAAGCCGAAGTGTTTGCCAGATACTACGTATCGTCTGACTCCGAATTCCAAAAGTATAGTTTTTTTTGTTAAAGTGTGAGCTCAAAAAAGATATTTTGCAGCCCACGTCTCCCAGGTGGATAAGAGTTAGTAGTTCGAAAACATAATTTCAGATAATTTCTTAAAATAGAATTACTAATATTTTGTGAAGCGGATTACTTTTGCTTCTGACGAATTATTTTCTACTTGATTCAGCCATTCTACAAGTTCTTTTCAAATTTTGTGGAAACATCCTTAAAGTTATGGAATCTCATAGGGGCTTACGTGTTCCTGATTCTTAGCTGCTATAATAACATTTTCCTGTTATGTAGAGAAGCAGTATAAAAAGTAGCTCTCATTGAATCGGGAGCCCGATCCTTGGCCAGCTGGACTAATGCCAGTTAGTTTGAAAGCAGCAGTGTTGCCGAATAAAATCTCCAGCCTTGTTAGTAATTTATGTCAATATTTCAACATAAAAATAGATTTAAACTCTGTTGTTTCTACTTCTAGTGGTGATTTTAAACTTAGAAACGGGACCTAAGCCATTCTTTCCGGCCCGTATGTACCCCGTTTTCTTACCCGACCCACCAAAAAACAGTCAGGACAAGTGTCAAATAAAAAACGAGAGACAAAAACCAAAAGTGGATACCAGAAACAACTATTTCAAGGCGGCTTTACTAAACAGTGTCTGGTTTTGATTACTTTTGCTTAATCCTCATATTCATTAGCTAAGTATAAATATGAGAACAACAGGATCAACATTTCCATCCATAACAGGAAAGTTTAATCAAATCATAAACAGAACCAATCAAGATATCAACCagaaagaaaatcaaacaaatgGCAAACACAACTGGTCAAGTCATCAAATGCAAAGGTAAACTCTATTTTATGCTCCTCCGTTTTTCCTTGTAGGAAGGGATTTTTGGCAAAATGTTACTGATATTAGCTGTTTAATTCCTTGATGATTAATGGAGTCttggttttgtttttgtagcTGCTGTTGCATGGGAAGCAGGGAAACCACTAGTAATTGAAGAAGTAGAAGTTGCACCGCCGCAAGATATGGAAGTTCGTATTAAGATTTTATTCACTTCTCTCTGTCACACTGATGTCTACTTCTGGGAAGCCAAGGTACTAAAAATTTCATCAATTTTAGAAAAATCACATTTTTTTTACTTCGTACCCGGCATTCTGATTTACCGGCCAAAAACTATTGCAGGGACAAACACCAGTTTTTCCTCGGATTTTCGGTCATGAAGCAGGAGGGTATGTAAAATCTACAACTTTAAAGTTTTCTACTACACATTTGGGGTTTATGGTTTTTGATTCTAATTGAGtttgaaattttgtattttgggtaTTTCAGGATTGTTGAAAGTGTTGGTAAAGGTGTGACAGATATGCAACCAGGAGATCAAGTACTTCCGGTATTCACCGGAGAATGTAAGGAATGTCGGCACTGCAAATCAGAAGAGAGCAATATGTGTGATCTGCTTAGAATCAACACTGACAGAGGTGTAATGTTGAATGATggaaaatcaaggttttcaatcaATGGAAAACCGATTTACAATTTTGTTGGTTGCTCAACTTTTAGTGAATACACTGTCTGTCATGTTGGATGTGTTGCTAAAATCAATCCTGAAGCTCCTCTGGACAAAGTCTGTATTCTTAGCTGTGGGGTCTCTACAGGTTAGGATTTGATTCCATggtttttctttcttcattttgcATCACTGATTTTGCTTCCCCTAAATGGTGGTTATTGAATTTTTGGTGTATTTGTGTTATCCAGGTCTTGGTGCTGCTCTGAATGTAGCCAAGCCAAAAAAAGGTTCGACTGTTGCTGTTTTCGGATTGGGCGCTGTTGGCCTTGGTGTAAGCAATTTGCTCActtttttgtggttattttgAAAATTCTTGAATTGTTGTTATTGGTTTGATCCGATTTCGTTATACACTGCACCTAATAGAGTATGTACTTGATTAGGCTTGTGAaggggctagaatatccggggcTTCGAGGATTATCGGAGTAGATCTGAATGCTAGTAGATTCAATGAAGGTGAAACAAGCAAAGTTACTTAATCgatttatcaatgttatgttgCAATTCCTTTGTTTTTCAATGGCATATATGCATGACCTAAACTGCAATTTTACCTTTATCAGCGAAGAAATTTGGGTGTACGGAGTTCATTAATCCAAAGGACCACAGCAAACCAGTTCAAGAGGTTTGCTCACCGTAACTCGTAGAACTAACAAACCAGCTAGGCCTTTTGTTTCTTTGCCATTAGTGTTTGATTGTTCTCGGTTTGATGAATAGGTGATTGCTGATATGACTGATGGAGGGGTAGACCGCAGCATTGAGTGTACTGGGAGTATCCAAGCCATGATCTCTGCATTTGAATGCGTTCATGATGTATGTGCTTAATTGTGTCTCAAAATTGTTTTTTGCTGGTATGTTTTGGTATTGTTCACATGTATGTTCTGAATGTTGCACATCTTCATAAAACATCAAGGCATGCTCCCAGTTATAGCACCTAGTGTTTTATGACTCGCAATGTCCACGAAATTGTTTAACTTATATACTTGTTATGTCGTGGATAGGGCTGGGGTGTTGCAGTACTTGTCGGTGTGCCAAACAAGGATGACGCATTCAAAACTCACCCAATGAAACTATTGAATGAGAGAACTCTCAAAGGTACCTTCTTCGGAAACTACAAGCCACGGTCAGATCTTCCTTCAGTCGTGGAAATGTACATGAACAAGGTAAATATAAGCTTAATTTTCATCACCATTTGCCAGATTACAATTATTATAGCCACATAGTTACGTTGTATAATCCTGTCTTCTATTTGATTACGAATCCATTGTTTTTGTAGGAACTTGAACTAGAGAAATTCATTACCCATGAAGTTCCCTTCGCGGACATCAACAAAGCTTTCGATCTCATGTTGAAAGGAGAAGGTCTCAGGTGCATTATCCGTATGTAGTGATCCACAGTCACCCTTTTTATGGCCGGGCATGTCACTGGTTCTGAATTCTGGAAGTAGAGATTAATAAAACCTATGTTGTGATTTGAAGAGTTGTTAAATTTTTGTGCCTGGCGTGGGAAATAGGAGTAAAAGAATTCCACTTGGTgaattttctttcttgttttataAATAAGGAGAACTGATATTTGATACTTTCATTAaccttctctttttcctttttctttttgttaattcGGCTTTTTGTTAACTCGGCCCTTCATCGTCGCCGGAATTGAATTTGCTCTGCTCCATAATGCCAGAACCCACATTTATACCCAACCTCAAAAGGAACAAAGTTCTAATCTGAGAAGTGTTACACAAACTGGTTAAAGCAACCAAAAATCATTCCCAGTACACTAGTATTTTGCAAGAACTGGCAACAACTCAGCTGAATTTAACAACATGGTTCAATTTTTGGTCAATCCATGTCCCAAGTCATTGAACAATTTCAGATTGCTGGGCAGTACATGATACTATGGAATCTTGAGAACCCCTTCAGTAACAATGAAGCTACATTCCACCTATGGCATGGAGATCAACATTTACTTGTACAATTTCTTCTGCAACACTATATTTCAGAAAGCTTCTGTAGACTCAGTACCACAGATTAGCAGGTGCAGGACACTTTCTCCCCTCCACTAATGGTATGAACAACGACATCGCAAAGTCGCTAATACTGAGAGAGAAGCTGTAGGACTAGAACTCTTCTACTTGTTTTTACTCAAGTGAAATTGCAGAGCCAATTTTCTATACTCGgccaattctcatctccattttaatCTTAATCCTTATCAACCAAAGAAAATCCAGGGCATCCAGTGACACCCTTTAGCCTCTTCCTCAGAATTCAATTGACTCGAAGATCCTAAACTCTGTTCCTAAAGAAAAGCAGGCATACTTctaatcaatttcaacaagtaaTTACTGGACAGATATATTGCATTCCAAAATATAAAATGTGTCCGACATTGTTATAACATCTACCACGATACTTCCTGAGAACAGTAATTGTAAGTTTTTCTACCCCATTTACATCCATTTATCCGTCCGTCCATGCTGGTGATGAAGCTGTTAGTGCTGTTCATTTACCCCCCCTACCAAacacaaaatgaaaaagaaaaatacacacATATCTATCAGGGAGGGAGAATGCGAGCACCTTCAAAATTTGCTTTCACCTCTGAAGATAGGTCCCAGATAATCACCTTCCAAGGTTCCCAAGACATGATATTGACTTTCCGTTTCAATCCACTTCCCAACAAGGACCTTGAAACGAACTTGCACACCCATCTCTATCTTGGAGTCCTTGTCATTCTGGAAAACTTGCTTCTCTCCATGAAAGTGGTGATAATCTCCCATCTTTCTAACTGAAATAAAAACCCACAGCTTAGGAAAACCCCATATTTCACGACCCTGTTTACCACGCCACACAGAATCTCTCCCTTGAAGGGTTTGAAGGTGATACAGTTGAAAACAACAGGGAAGAGAACGTCGCCCGAATCCT
This is a stretch of genomic DNA from Papaver somniferum cultivar HN1 chromosome 1, ASM357369v1, whole genome shotgun sequence. It encodes these proteins:
- the LOC113284587 gene encoding alcohol dehydrogenase 1-like, which gives rise to MANTTGQVIKCKAAVAWEAGKPLVIEEVEVAPPQDMEVRIKILFTSLCHTDVYFWEAKGQTPVFPRIFGHEAGGIVESVGKGVTDMQPGDQVLPVFTGECKECRHCKSEESNMCDLLRINTDRGVMLNDGKSRFSINGKPIYNFVGCSTFSEYTVCHVGCVAKINPEAPLDKVCILSCGVSTGLGAALNVAKPKKGSTVAVFGLGAVGLGACEGARISGASRIIGVDLNASRFNEAKKFGCTEFINPKDHSKPVQEVIADMTDGGVDRSIECTGSIQAMISAFECVHDGWGVAVLVGVPNKDDAFKTHPMKLLNERTLKGTFFGNYKPRSDLPSVVEMYMNKELELEKFITHEVPFADINKAFDLMLKGEGLRCIIRM